In Burkholderia savannae, one genomic interval encodes:
- a CDS encoding flagellar hook-length control protein FliK, with protein sequence MTAIDTAAAAILASRIDSLLDAIQPSAGGAAAAQVGTSGAPPASAPPQQAAGGPPPASAQAVLSEVGLTLDAISRYGGDATPAVVGAAPLLPAPPIASAAQAAALVDPLLVVASDAGNPGPSAAAPGAQAAQAAQAAAQASSGASPAAALSAALAQAVAESGLFYESHLAQWLAGQRTTAELAREPQARLATAGQPGAQAGQAGNALDDALADLLAARLPLPQGGRDDAPAQSAARNPGQPAGDAGEGAAASGRAPPSAAALARSVDAYAALAGEDGKPTAAQAAQTAGARPGMPPPDAGAPASVAASLHAATLPIVRQQLDLLATDQFRWTGEAWPGARLDWTIEPDERHGRERPSSEAEAPDARGWRTRLTLALPSLGTVDAELVLNGEQLAARLRVSEAGAARLAPHGDALRARLQALGLQVSGLSIRVIDGVPDGFDATVARAAASAYARTAASGEPGAAGATGPTGERGAAGPTGAAGIASGAAAGAGAAGVEPRTPPSPVETDDDWELAR encoded by the coding sequence ATGACCGCTATCGACACCGCTGCCGCCGCCATCCTGGCGAGCCGCATCGACAGTCTTCTCGACGCGATCCAGCCCTCGGCGGGCGGCGCGGCGGCGGCACAGGTCGGCACGTCCGGCGCGCCGCCCGCGTCAGCGCCGCCGCAGCAGGCGGCGGGCGGGCCGCCGCCTGCGTCCGCGCAGGCCGTGCTGTCCGAGGTCGGACTCACGCTCGACGCGATTTCCCGTTACGGCGGTGATGCGACGCCCGCGGTCGTCGGCGCTGCGCCGCTGCTGCCCGCGCCGCCGATCGCGTCCGCCGCGCAAGCGGCCGCGTTGGTCGATCCGTTGCTTGTTGTCGCGTCCGATGCCGGCAACCCCGGGCCGTCCGCGGCGGCGCCCGGCGCGCAGGCGGCGCAGGCCGCGCAGGCCGCGGCGCAAGCGTCTTCGGGCGCATCGCCCGCCGCCGCGCTGAGCGCGGCGCTCGCGCAGGCCGTCGCGGAAAGCGGCCTCTTCTACGAATCCCATCTCGCACAATGGCTCGCGGGCCAGCGCACGACGGCCGAGCTCGCGCGCGAGCCGCAGGCGCGGCTCGCGACGGCCGGCCAGCCGGGCGCGCAGGCCGGCCAGGCGGGCAATGCGCTCGACGACGCGCTTGCCGATCTGCTCGCCGCGCGCCTGCCGCTGCCGCAAGGCGGCCGCGACGACGCGCCCGCGCAATCGGCGGCGCGCAACCCGGGGCAGCCGGCGGGCGACGCGGGCGAAGGCGCGGCGGCGTCGGGCCGCGCGCCGCCGAGCGCGGCGGCGCTCGCACGCTCGGTCGACGCGTATGCGGCGCTCGCCGGCGAAGACGGCAAGCCCACCGCCGCGCAAGCCGCGCAGACGGCCGGCGCGCGGCCCGGCATGCCGCCTCCGGACGCGGGAGCGCCGGCGTCGGTCGCGGCCTCGCTGCACGCGGCGACGCTGCCGATCGTGCGCCAGCAGCTCGATCTGCTCGCGACCGACCAGTTTCGCTGGACCGGCGAAGCGTGGCCGGGCGCGAGGCTCGACTGGACGATCGAGCCGGACGAGCGGCATGGCCGCGAGCGGCCGTCGTCCGAGGCCGAAGCGCCGGATGCGCGCGGCTGGCGCACGCGCTTGACGCTCGCGTTGCCGTCGCTCGGCACCGTCGACGCGGAGCTCGTGCTGAACGGCGAGCAGCTCGCCGCGCGGCTGCGCGTGAGCGAGGCGGGCGCGGCGCGGCTCGCGCCGCACGGCGACGCGCTGCGTGCCCGTTTGCAGGCGCTCGGATTGCAGGTGAGCGGCTTGTCGATCCGCGTGATCGACGGGGTGCCCGACGGTTTCGACGCGACGGTCGCGCGGGCGGCCGCGTCCGCGTACGCGCGCACGGCGGCGAGCGGCGAGCCGGGGGCGGCAGGGGCGACGGGACCGACTGGGGAGAGGGGGGCGGCAGGACCGACAGGGGCGGCCGGTATTGCGAGCGGCGCGGCTGCAGGGGCCGGTGCGGCGGGCGTCGAGCCGCGCACGCCGCCGTCGCCGGTCGAGACCGACGACGATTGGGAGCTCGCGCGATGA
- a CDS encoding flagellar protein FliT codes for MNRKTEYFARYEAIADVSGRMLVAARNAAWHAMGGLQEEYLRLVDGLKEAEQGVMLDDAERTRKFELIRRILADDAAIRDLASPEVARLSAFIRAGRSTLNDLYRARG; via the coding sequence ATGAACCGGAAGACCGAATACTTTGCTCGCTACGAAGCGATCGCCGACGTGTCCGGGCGGATGCTCGTCGCGGCCCGCAATGCGGCATGGCATGCGATGGGCGGGCTGCAGGAGGAGTATCTGCGGCTTGTCGACGGGCTGAAAGAGGCCGAGCAGGGCGTCATGCTCGACGATGCGGAGCGCACCCGCAAGTTCGAGCTGATCCGCCGCATCCTCGCCGACGACGCCGCGATCCGCGATCTCGCGAGCCCGGAGGTCGCGCGGCTGTCCGCGTTCATCCGCGCGGGCCGCTCGACGCTGAACGACCTGTACCGGGCGCGCGGCTGA
- the fliS gene encoding flagellar export chaperone FliS, whose protein sequence is MFTPGHAGASAYARVGVETGVMGASAHRLIAMLYQGARQAIALARLHLQQGNVAARGEAIGKAIRIVESGLQQSLNLEAGGEIASRLDALYTYICQRLLQANVDASEPLLIEADGLLATLEDAWTGIGPEVARMTAQAATEQSR, encoded by the coding sequence ATGTTCACCCCAGGACACGCTGGAGCCAGTGCCTATGCGCGCGTCGGCGTCGAAACAGGGGTGATGGGCGCATCTGCGCATCGGCTCATCGCGATGCTTTACCAGGGCGCGCGCCAGGCGATCGCGCTTGCGCGGCTGCATTTGCAGCAAGGCAACGTCGCCGCGCGCGGCGAGGCGATCGGCAAGGCCATCCGCATCGTCGAGAGCGGCTTGCAGCAGTCGCTGAACCTCGAAGCCGGCGGCGAGATCGCGTCGCGTCTCGACGCGCTTTACACGTACATCTGCCAGCGTCTGCTGCAGGCGAACGTCGACGCGAGCGAGCCGCTGCTGATCGAGGCCGACGGCCTGCTCGCGACGCTCGAGGACGCGTGGACGGGCATCGGCCCGGAGGTGGCCAGGATGACCGCGCAAGCCGCAACGGAACAGTCGCGATGA
- the fliE gene encoding flagellar hook-basal body complex protein FliE → MVAPVNGIASALQQMQAMAAQAAGGAASPTAALAGSGAASAGSFASAMKASLDKISGDQQKALGQAQAFELGAQNVSLNDVMVDMQKANIGFQFGLQVRNKLVSAYNEIMQMSV, encoded by the coding sequence ATGGTTGCCCCCGTCAACGGAATCGCTTCGGCGCTGCAACAAATGCAGGCGATGGCCGCGCAGGCCGCGGGCGGAGCGGCGAGTCCGACGGCGGCGCTCGCCGGCTCCGGCGCGGCGAGCGCCGGCTCGTTCGCGAGTGCGATGAAGGCGTCGCTCGACAAGATCAGCGGCGACCAGCAGAAGGCGCTCGGCCAGGCCCAGGCGTTCGAGCTCGGCGCGCAGAACGTGTCGCTCAACGACGTGATGGTCGACATGCAGAAAGCCAACATCGGCTTCCAGTTCGGGCTCCAGGTCCGCAACAAGTTAGTGAGCGCCTACAACGAGATCATGCAGATGTCCGTCTGA
- the fliF gene encoding flagellar basal-body MS-ring/collar protein FliF: MDSQANSLINPDARSSLAGAPPQAAAAAGALPGAAAGGADFGLGGFAERIPGLSRMKTNPRLPFLIGAALAVAAIVALVLWSRAPDYRVLYSNLSDRDGGAIITALQQANVPYKFADAGGAILVPANQVHETRLKLASMGLPKGGSVGFELMDNQKFGISQFAEQVNYQRALEGELQRTIESINAVRAARVHLAIPKPSVFVREREAPSASVLVDLYPGRVLDEGQVLAVTRMVSSSVPDMPAKNVTIVDQDGNLLTQTASATGLDASQLKYVQQIERNTQKRIDAILAPIFGAGNARSQVSADVDFSKIEQTSESYGPNGAPQQAAIRSQQTSSATELAQSGASGVPGALSNTPPQPASAPIVASNGQPAGPAATPVSDRKDSTTNYELDRTVRHVEQSMGTIKRLSVAVVVNYQPATDAKGHVTMQPLTADKLAQVQQLVKDAMGYDEKRGDSVNVVNSTFSAAVDPFANLPWWRQPDMIELGKDIAKWLGVAAAAAALYFMFVRPALRRAFPPPAEQPAAAAVAALNGPDDAIALDGLPSPDKKQLAEEDDEHPALLAFESEKNRYERNLDYARTIARQDPKIVATVVKNWVSDER; encoded by the coding sequence ATGGACTCGCAGGCCAACTCGCTGATCAATCCCGACGCCCGTTCGAGCCTTGCGGGCGCGCCGCCGCAAGCCGCGGCCGCGGCGGGCGCGCTGCCGGGCGCGGCGGCGGGCGGCGCGGATTTCGGCCTGGGCGGCTTCGCCGAGCGCATTCCCGGACTTTCGCGGATGAAGACGAATCCGCGCCTGCCGTTCCTGATCGGCGCGGCGCTCGCCGTCGCCGCGATCGTCGCGCTCGTGCTCTGGAGCCGCGCGCCCGATTACCGCGTGCTGTACAGCAACCTGTCCGACCGCGACGGCGGCGCGATCATCACCGCGCTCCAGCAGGCAAACGTTCCCTACAAGTTCGCCGACGCGGGCGGCGCGATCCTCGTGCCCGCGAACCAGGTTCACGAAACGCGTCTGAAGCTCGCCTCGATGGGGCTCCCGAAGGGCGGCTCGGTCGGCTTCGAGCTGATGGACAACCAGAAATTCGGCATCAGCCAGTTCGCCGAGCAGGTCAACTATCAGCGCGCGCTCGAAGGCGAGCTGCAGCGCACGATCGAATCGATCAACGCGGTGCGCGCCGCGCGCGTGCATCTCGCGATTCCGAAGCCGTCGGTGTTCGTGCGCGAGCGCGAAGCGCCGTCGGCGTCGGTGCTCGTCGATCTGTATCCGGGCCGCGTGCTCGACGAAGGGCAGGTGCTCGCCGTCACGCGGATGGTGTCGTCGAGCGTGCCCGACATGCCCGCGAAGAACGTGACGATCGTCGACCAGGACGGCAACCTGCTCACGCAGACCGCGTCGGCCACGGGCCTCGACGCGAGCCAGCTCAAGTACGTGCAGCAGATCGAGCGCAACACGCAAAAGCGCATCGACGCGATCCTCGCGCCGATCTTCGGCGCCGGCAACGCGCGCTCGCAGGTGAGCGCCGACGTCGACTTCTCGAAGATCGAGCAGACCTCGGAGAGCTACGGACCGAACGGCGCGCCGCAGCAGGCCGCGATCCGCAGCCAGCAGACGAGCTCCGCGACCGAGCTCGCGCAAAGCGGCGCGTCGGGCGTGCCGGGCGCGCTGTCGAACACGCCGCCGCAGCCCGCGTCCGCGCCGATCGTCGCGAGCAACGGCCAGCCGGCCGGCCCGGCTGCGACGCCCGTCAGCGATCGCAAGGATTCGACGACGAACTACGAGCTCGACCGAACGGTGCGTCACGTCGAGCAATCGATGGGCACGATCAAGCGGCTGTCCGTCGCGGTCGTCGTCAACTATCAGCCGGCCACCGACGCGAAGGGCCACGTGACGATGCAGCCGCTCACCGCGGACAAGCTCGCGCAGGTCCAGCAGCTCGTGAAGGACGCGATGGGCTACGACGAGAAGCGCGGCGATTCGGTGAACGTCGTCAACAGCACGTTCTCGGCGGCGGTCGACCCGTTCGCGAACCTGCCGTGGTGGCGCCAGCCCGACATGATCGAGCTCGGCAAGGACATCGCGAAGTGGCTGGGCGTCGCCGCGGCGGCCGCCGCGCTCTACTTCATGTTCGTGCGCCCGGCGCTGCGCCGCGCGTTCCCGCCGCCCGCCGAGCAGCCGGCGGCGGCCGCGGTTGCGGCGCTCAACGGCCCGGACGACGCGATCGCGCTCGACGGCCTGCCGAGCCCCGACAAGAAACAGCTTGCCGAAGAGGACGATGAGCATCCGGCCCTCCTCGCCTTCGAAAGCGAGAAGAACCGCTACGAACGCAATCTGGACTACGCGCGCACGATCGCGCGGCAAGATCCGAAGATCGTCGCAACCGTCGTGAAGAACTGGGTGTCCGATGAACGCTGA
- the fliG gene encoding flagellar motor switch protein FliG, translated as MNAEGLNKSALLLMSIGEEEAAQVFKFLAPREVQKIGAAMASLKNVTREEVEGVLNDFVHEAEKHTALSLDSNDYIRSVLTKALGEDKAGVLIDRILQGSDTSGIEGLKWMDSAAVAELIKNEHPQIIATILVHLDRDQASEIASCFTERLRNDVLLRIATLDGIQPTALRELDDVLTGLLSGSDNLKRAPMGGIRTAAEILNFMTSVHEEAVLENVKQYDPDLAQKIIDQMFVFENLLELEDRAIQLLLKEVESEALIVALKGAPPALRQKFLSNMSQRAAELLAEDLDARGPVRVSEVETQQRKILQVVRNLAESGQIVIGGKAEDAYV; from the coding sequence ATGAACGCTGAAGGCTTGAACAAGAGCGCGCTCCTGCTGATGTCGATCGGCGAGGAAGAGGCCGCGCAGGTATTCAAATTCCTCGCGCCGCGCGAAGTGCAGAAGATCGGCGCCGCGATGGCCTCGCTCAAGAACGTCACGCGCGAAGAGGTCGAGGGCGTGCTCAACGATTTCGTGCACGAAGCGGAGAAGCACACCGCGCTGTCGCTCGATTCGAACGACTACATCCGCTCGGTGCTGACGAAGGCGCTCGGCGAGGACAAGGCGGGCGTGCTCATCGACCGCATCCTGCAAGGCAGCGACACGAGCGGGATCGAAGGGCTCAAGTGGATGGATTCGGCGGCCGTGGCCGAGCTCATCAAGAACGAGCACCCGCAGATCATCGCGACGATCCTCGTGCACCTCGATCGCGACCAGGCGTCGGAGATCGCGTCGTGCTTCACCGAGCGGCTGCGCAACGACGTGCTGCTGCGGATCGCGACGCTCGACGGCATCCAGCCGACCGCGCTGCGCGAGCTCGACGACGTGCTGACGGGCCTCTTGTCCGGCAGCGACAACCTGAAGCGCGCGCCGATGGGCGGCATCCGCACCGCGGCCGAGATCCTGAACTTCATGACGAGCGTGCACGAGGAAGCCGTGCTCGAGAACGTCAAGCAATACGATCCCGATCTCGCGCAGAAGATCATCGACCAGATGTTCGTGTTCGAGAACCTGCTCGAACTCGAGGACCGCGCGATCCAGCTGCTGCTCAAGGAAGTCGAATCGGAGGCGCTCATCGTCGCGCTGAAGGGCGCGCCGCCCGCGCTGCGGCAGAAGTTCCTGTCGAACATGTCGCAGCGCGCGGCCGAGCTGCTCGCCGAGGATCTCGACGCGCGCGGCCCGGTGCGCGTGTCCGAAGTCGAGACGCAGCAGCGCAAGATCCTGCAGGTCGTGCGCAACCTCGCCGAGAGCGGCCAGATCGTGATCGGCGGCAAGGCGGAAGACGCATATGTCTGA
- the fliH gene encoding flagellar assembly protein FliH: MSDRTSASSKPVTAYQRWEMASFDPPPPAPPDDGGAAAAAALAAELQRVRDAAHAEGIAAGHVEGQALGYQAGYEQGRAKGFDEGQAEARAASAALAALAASFRDALAGVERDLADDIATLALEIAQQVVRQHVQHDPAALIAAAREVLAAEPALAGAPHLIVNPADLPVVEAYLDDELDALGWSVRTDAAVERGGCRAHASTGEIDATLTTRWERVAAALGKVSAW; encoded by the coding sequence ATGTCTGATCGCACGAGCGCGTCGAGCAAGCCCGTCACCGCGTATCAGCGGTGGGAGATGGCTTCGTTCGATCCGCCGCCGCCCGCGCCGCCCGACGACGGCGGCGCGGCGGCGGCCGCCGCGCTCGCCGCCGAACTGCAGCGCGTGCGCGACGCCGCGCACGCGGAAGGGATCGCCGCCGGCCACGTCGAAGGCCAGGCGCTCGGCTATCAGGCCGGCTACGAACAGGGGCGCGCGAAGGGCTTCGACGAAGGCCAAGCCGAAGCGCGCGCGGCGAGCGCCGCGCTCGCCGCGCTCGCCGCGTCGTTTCGCGACGCGCTCGCGGGCGTCGAGCGCGATCTCGCCGACGACATCGCGACGCTCGCGCTCGAGATCGCGCAGCAGGTCGTGCGCCAGCACGTGCAGCACGATCCGGCCGCGCTGATCGCGGCCGCGCGCGAGGTGCTCGCCGCGGAGCCCGCGCTCGCGGGCGCACCGCATCTGATCGTGAATCCCGCGGACCTGCCCGTCGTCGAAGCCTATCTGGACGACGAGCTCGACGCGCTCGGCTGGAGCGTGCGCACCGACGCGGCCGTCGAGCGCGGCGGCTGCCGCGCGCACGCATCGACGGGCGAAATCGACGCGACGCTCACGACCCGCTGGGAGCGCGTCGCGGCCGCGCTCGGCAAGGTGAGCGCATGGTGA
- the fliI gene encoding flagellar protein export ATPase FliI, with product MVSNASGALGRDELDALERELALASRGPEHGDAAARDIGDGALAQPPHHRPLAAGPATSRAALANPHLAHWRAHLDGIRERNARALPLRPCGRLTRAAGLVLEAIGLRLSVGAECTIELPAGSALPYAEAEVVGFAGERLFLMPTTAVAGVLPGARVWPLETAPVADPLAGAKRLPVGWEMLGRVVDASGRPLDNLGPLASKVDAPLTAPSVNPLDREPIHHVLDVGVRAINALLTVGRGQRMGLFAGSGVGKSVLLGTMARYTSAEVIVIGLIGERGREVKEFIEQILGEDGLARSVVVAAPADVSPLLRMQGAAYATTLAEYFRDQGKHVLLLMDSLTRYAMAQREIALAIGEPPATKGYPPSVFAKLPALVERTGNGPQGGGSITAFYTVLTEGDDQQDPIADSARAILDGHIVLSRSLAEAGHYPAIDIEASISRAMTALIDDAHLDRVRQFKQMLSRYQRNRDLIAVGAYAAGRDAQLDRAVALYPRIESFLQQGFRECAPYAPSLAALDALFESEGG from the coding sequence ATGGTGAGCAACGCATCCGGCGCGCTCGGCCGCGACGAACTCGATGCGCTCGAGCGCGAGCTCGCGCTCGCGTCGCGCGGCCCCGAGCACGGCGACGCGGCCGCGCGCGACATCGGCGACGGCGCGCTCGCCCAGCCCCCTCACCACCGCCCGCTCGCGGCGGGCCCCGCGACGTCGCGCGCGGCGCTCGCCAATCCGCATCTCGCGCACTGGCGCGCCCATCTCGACGGCATCCGCGAGCGCAACGCGCGCGCGCTGCCGCTGCGCCCGTGCGGACGCCTCACCCGCGCGGCGGGCCTCGTGCTCGAAGCGATCGGACTGAGGCTGTCGGTGGGCGCCGAATGCACGATCGAGTTGCCCGCGGGCAGCGCGCTGCCGTATGCGGAAGCCGAAGTCGTCGGCTTCGCGGGCGAGCGCCTCTTCCTGATGCCGACCACCGCGGTCGCGGGCGTGCTGCCCGGCGCGCGCGTGTGGCCGCTCGAGACCGCGCCCGTCGCCGATCCGCTCGCGGGCGCCAAGCGCCTGCCCGTCGGCTGGGAGATGCTCGGGCGCGTCGTCGACGCGTCGGGCCGCCCGCTCGACAATCTCGGGCCGCTCGCGTCGAAGGTCGACGCACCGCTCACCGCGCCGTCGGTCAATCCGCTCGATCGCGAACCGATCCATCACGTGCTCGACGTCGGCGTGCGCGCGATCAACGCGCTTCTGACCGTGGGGCGCGGCCAACGGATGGGCCTCTTCGCCGGCTCGGGCGTGGGCAAATCGGTACTGCTCGGCACGATGGCGCGCTACACGAGCGCCGAGGTGATCGTGATCGGCCTGATCGGCGAGCGGGGCCGCGAAGTGAAGGAGTTCATCGAGCAGATCCTCGGCGAGGACGGGCTCGCGCGCTCGGTCGTCGTGGCCGCGCCGGCCGACGTGTCTCCGCTGTTGCGGATGCAGGGCGCCGCTTACGCGACGACGCTCGCCGAGTATTTCCGCGATCAGGGCAAGCACGTGCTGCTGCTGATGGATTCGCTCACGCGCTACGCGATGGCGCAGCGCGAGATCGCGCTCGCGATCGGCGAGCCGCCCGCGACGAAAGGCTATCCGCCGTCGGTGTTCGCGAAGCTGCCCGCGCTCGTCGAGCGCACCGGCAACGGGCCGCAAGGCGGCGGCTCGATCACCGCGTTCTACACGGTGCTCACCGAAGGCGACGACCAGCAGGACCCGATCGCCGATTCCGCACGCGCGATTCTCGACGGCCACATCGTGCTGTCGCGCTCGCTCGCGGAAGCCGGCCACTATCCGGCCATCGACATCGAAGCGTCGATCAGCCGCGCGATGACCGCGCTGATCGACGACGCGCACCTCGACCGCGTGCGCCAGTTCAAGCAAATGCTGTCGCGCTACCAACGCAACCGCGACCTGATCGCGGTCGGCGCGTACGCGGCGGGACGCGACGCGCAGCTCGACCGTGCGGTTGCGCTGTACCCGCGCATCGAATCGTTCCTGCAGCAGGGCTTTCGCGAATGCGCGCCATACGCGCCGAGCCTCGCCGCGCTCGATGCGCTGTTCGAATCCGAAGGAGGCTGA
- the fliJ gene encoding flagellar export protein FliJ encodes MAQTFPLQLLLERAQDELDAATKQLGRAQHERTDAQTQLDALLRYRDEYRVRFAESAQSGMPAGNCRNFQAFLDTLDAAIDQQRRVVAAAQTRIEAARPEWQAKKRTLGSYEILQARGAQQEAKHAAKREQRDADEHAAKVLRMRAEAAKEAAK; translated from the coding sequence ATGGCCCAAACCTTTCCCCTTCAGCTCCTGCTCGAGCGCGCGCAGGACGAACTCGACGCCGCGACCAAGCAGCTCGGCCGCGCGCAGCACGAGCGCACCGACGCGCAGACGCAGCTCGACGCGCTCCTGCGCTATCGCGACGAATACCGCGTGCGCTTCGCCGAATCCGCGCAATCGGGCATGCCCGCCGGCAACTGCCGCAACTTCCAGGCGTTCCTCGACACGCTCGACGCGGCGATCGACCAGCAGCGGCGCGTCGTCGCCGCCGCGCAGACGCGCATCGAAGCGGCGCGCCCCGAGTGGCAGGCGAAGAAACGCACGCTCGGCTCGTACGAAATCCTGCAGGCGCGCGGCGCGCAGCAGGAAGCGAAACACGCCGCGAAACGCGAGCAGCGCGACGCCGACGAGCACGCGGCGAAGGTGCTGCGCATGCGCGCGGAAGCGGCGAAGGAAGCGGCGAAGTAA
- a CDS encoding flagellar hook-length control protein FliK, producing the protein MPPLPLIGLLLGAASTMVKSSSGSSANASGASNAPSASPGDAPFAQTLKQSVQTQRQANANSSACAQSAGNAANAATNASASNAASASASGASAQAAASTGNAKGSGKPDDQDDDDTATQSASANAAALAAAASLQAQLQARPDAQAVQTAADAAAAQAGAVAHPSTSPATNAAPQGDADSSVPASAQQSIGDALNAALGKLTGAGQASATAAQGAQSAGTGNASAPLAANGATFDKMLAGAKAPAAQAAFADVSGANPATAIAIAATNAAQPDASGALAALQDAADSARATLAASSAPAALQQAAPAALATNASAGAAAAAALAPPVGTPDWTDALSQKVVFLSNAHQQSAELTLNPPDLGPLQVVLRVADSHAHALFVSQHAQVRDAIEAALPKLREAMEAGGLGLGSASVSDGGFASAQQQTPQRQSSDGAATRRAPGASTADAALGELAATPSSGATQRSVGLVDTFA; encoded by the coding sequence ATGCCTCCTCTTCCCCTGATCGGTTTGCTGCTCGGCGCAGCGAGCACGATGGTCAAGTCGTCGTCCGGTTCTTCGGCGAACGCGTCCGGCGCGTCGAACGCGCCGTCTGCGTCGCCCGGCGATGCGCCGTTCGCGCAAACGCTCAAGCAAAGCGTGCAGACGCAGCGTCAGGCGAACGCGAATTCGAGCGCATGCGCGCAGAGCGCCGGCAACGCGGCGAACGCCGCGACGAATGCTTCGGCGAGCAACGCGGCGAGCGCGTCGGCCTCCGGCGCGAGCGCGCAGGCGGCGGCGAGCACGGGCAACGCGAAAGGATCGGGAAAACCTGACGATCAGGACGACGACGACACCGCGACGCAATCGGCATCGGCCAACGCCGCCGCGCTCGCCGCGGCCGCGTCGCTGCAGGCGCAACTGCAGGCGCGCCCCGATGCGCAGGCGGTGCAGACGGCCGCCGACGCGGCGGCCGCGCAAGCGGGCGCCGTCGCCCATCCGTCGACCTCGCCCGCGACGAACGCCGCCCCGCAGGGCGACGCCGATTCGTCCGTGCCCGCTAGCGCGCAGCAATCGATCGGCGACGCGCTGAACGCGGCGCTGGGCAAGCTCACGGGCGCCGGCCAGGCGAGCGCGACGGCGGCGCAAGGCGCGCAATCGGCGGGCACGGGCAACGCGTCCGCGCCGCTTGCCGCGAACGGCGCCACATTCGACAAGATGCTCGCCGGCGCGAAGGCCCCCGCCGCGCAAGCGGCGTTCGCCGACGTATCGGGCGCGAACCCGGCGACGGCAATCGCGATCGCGGCGACGAACGCCGCGCAGCCGGACGCGTCGGGCGCGCTCGCCGCGCTGCAGGACGCGGCCGATTCCGCGCGCGCGACGCTCGCGGCTTCGAGCGCGCCGGCCGCGCTGCAACAGGCCGCGCCGGCCGCGCTCGCCACGAACGCGAGCGCCGGCGCGGCCGCCGCCGCGGCGCTCGCGCCGCCCGTCGGCACGCCCGACTGGACGGACGCGTTGAGCCAGAAGGTCGTGTTCCTGTCGAACGCGCATCAGCAGAGCGCGGAGCTCACGTTGAATCCGCCCGATCTCGGGCCGCTGCAAGTCGTGCTGCGCGTGGCCGACAGCCACGCGCACGCGCTCTTCGTGTCGCAGCACGCGCAAGTGCGCGACGCGATCGAGGCCGCGCTGCCGAAGCTGCGCGAAGCGATGGAAGCGGGCGGACTCGGGCTCGGCAGCGCGAGCGTCAGCGACGGCGGCTTCGCGTCCGCGCAGCAGCAGACCCCGCAACGACAATCGTCGGACGGAGCCGCGACGCGACGCGCGCCCGGCGCGTCGACGGCCGACGCCGCGCTCGGCGAACTCGCAGCGACGCCGTCCAGCGGCGCGACGCAACGCAGCGTCGGGCTGGTCGACACGTTCGCCTGA